Below is a window of Clostridiales bacterium DNA.
AAAACAGGACACTGGACTGGTACCGGGAAAACGCGGAGGCATTTATCGCCAACACGGGCAAGGTGGATATGTCAGCGCATTACAATTCGTTCCTGGAGCTGGTTCCCTCCGGCGGATATGTCATGGACCTGGGCTGCGGAGCCGGAAGCGCTTCGCTGTACTTCACGCAGAACGGATACCGGGTACTGGCGGTGGACGGGTGCGCGGAATTCTGCGAGCATACCCGGCAGCGTGCGGGATGCGAAGCCCGCAATATGCGGTTTGATGAACTGGATTACACAGACACCTTTGACGGAATCTGGGCCTGTGCTTCCCTGCTGCATGTGCGGAAGGCGGACCTGCCGGGGGTGCTTCGGCTGATTCACCGGGCTTTGAAGAAGGACGGTGTGTTCTACGCGTCGTTCAAATACGGGGAAGATGAAAGAAACAAAAACGGAAGGGAATTCTCCGACTTTACGGAGGAATCACTCCGGGTCCTGCTGGATGAGGCAGGCGGATTCCGGATCAAAAGCATATGGCATACCCATGACGCCCGCCCCGAAAGGGCGGATGAGCTCTGGGTCAATGTGATCTGCCTGGCGGAGAAGGATGCGTAATTCTGAGGTGAATGATGATGGTACAGCTGGAGCAGGTAACCAAAGAGAATATTGACGCGGTGCTTGCGCTGGATGTAAATGAGGACCAGAAGGGCTTTGTTTCCTCCACGGCCGAATCCCTGGCCCAGGCATACGCATATTCCTTCACGGCGTTCCCGTTTGCGGTATCGGATGACGGGAAAATTGTTGGTTTTATCATGATGGGATTCTATGAGGAAAAGAATTATTACACCCTGTGGAAGCTGCTGATCGACCGGAAATACCAGCACCGGGGTTACGGCCGGAAAGCACTGGAGCTGGGCATTGCGTTCCTGAAGGAATGGTATGGTGTTTCGGCAGTCTTTACAGGTGTGTCGCCGGGGAATACCGCGGCGAAGAACCTGTACCGGTCCATGGGGTTCCGGGAAACCGGGCTGTTTGAGAACAACATGGAAGAAATGCGCCTGGACTGCTGAAAAAAATAACGGGAGAAATTTCTGTAAAAAACGCTTGACCCTGACGCTGCGTCATACTTTATGATGGGTTCACCACGAGGAAGGGAGGCAGGCACTATGATGACGGTTCATGAGGTCAGCTGGCTGACAGGCGTGAGTATACGCACCCTGCAGTACTATGACCGGATTGGCTTGCTGCCGCCGGCGAAATATACGGATGCGGGCTACCGGCTGTATGACGATGCGGCCCTGGAAACCCTGCAGCAGATTCTCCTGTTCCGGGAACTGGAGCTCCCGCTGAAGGACATCGGGCGGATCATCCACAATCCGTCCTTTGACCGGCAGAAGGCACTGGACCAGCAGATTGAACTGCTGGAGCTGAAGAAGGAGCACCTGGACAGCCTGATCACCCTCGCACGTGTAATCAGGACATCAGGAGGAAAATCAAAGATGGATTTTTCAGCATTTGACACAAAGAAGCTGGATGAGTATGCTGCCCGGGCCAAAGAGGCCTGGGGAGATACCCCTGCGTATCAGGAGTATGAGCAGAAGGCCGGGGGAAGGTCTGCGGAAGAAAATGCGGACCTGAACCGGCAGATGATGGATATCTTCGCGGAGTTCGGCGCGGTCCGGGATACGGATCCCGCTTCCGGAAATGCCCGGGCTTTGGTCCGGAAACTGCAGGATTTCATCTCCGCCCATTACTATACCTGCACGGACCGGATCCTGGCGGGACTGGGACAGATGTATGCCGCCGGAGGAGAGATGACGGAAAACATCGACCGCGCCGGCGGGAAAGGCACGGCGGAGTTTGCTGCCCGGGCGATCCGTCTGTACTGCGGGAAATAAGAACCATATGAAAAGCGGGACACTGTCGATGCGGCAGTGCCCCGCTGGTTTTTTTACGGATTATTTATAATATTTTTCAATTCCGCCGTAGCCGATGATCAGCTTGTTTTCCCGGGTTTTCCGGATGAAGTTGTCCAGGCGCTTCCGAAACTCCTCCGGCCGTTTCCGGGCATCATCAATATAGGCGATCCGGATTCTCCGGTAGGATTCCGTGAAGGAATTGTAATGGCACCATGCAGTATCATCCCGGCGAATCTCGGAGAGGATGTCTTCCGGGAAAACATATTCAGCGGTGAGAATCTTCTCCACGGAAGGACGGACCTTCGGGTGGATCAGTCCCCGTGCGTCCAGCCAGATCAGGCGTTCGATGTTCGGCCGGGAATAGGAGCTTTTCGGGTTCCGGGGCGTGAAATGCCGGCCCTGGTGAAGTGAATCGATTCTCCTGGCGGTGCTGTCAATCCAGCCGAAGCACAGGGCTTCCTCCACCGCGTCATTGTAGGAAAGGCTGGCTTCACCCGATGCTTTCGTCGGGAATACGAACCAGACATCCGCGGCGGTTTCAAAATGGGATGACAGCCAGTTCCGCCATTCCTGCCGGTCCGCGGTATAAAACAGGTTTTCCGCTTTCAGGTCCGCCATATTCTTCTCCGATCATTCAGGGTTCAATGATACTTGACCGGATATCCGATCCGGGTGGTACAATAGCATTGTATTATGAAACATGCGGAAAAACAATCCAGCCGGCAGATCATGCGGCCGCCCCGCATTCCGGCGGAAAAAAGGCCTGTTTTCCGCATAAAACCGGCAGTTGCAACCAGCGGTTGCGGAATTTCAAGCTCCGTTTGATAGCCTGCAACAGCCCGATCGGGTAATCTGGCCCTGCACCCGGAAAGCGAACCGCACCGGTTCGGAAACCGGGACATGACCAAATTGAGAAAGGCGGAACCCCCTATGATTTTTGCGGACAAATTAATGGATCTCAGGAAAAAGAACGGTTGGTCCCAGGAGGAACTGGCGGAGAAGCTGAACGTCAGCCGGCAGGCAGTATCCAAGTGGGAAAGCGCACAGTCGGTGCCGGATATGAGCCGGATTATCCAGCTGTCAGAGCTGTTCGGTGTCAGTACGGATTACCTGCTGAAGGATGAAATGGAGCAGGCGGAGGTTTCCCCGGAAACCGCACCGGACAGCCTGATCCGGACTGTGGATATGGAAGAAGCCAACGCGTTCCTGAAGACCAAGGAAGAGAACTCCCGCCGGGTGGCCCTGGGCGTGCTGCTCTGCATCCTCTCCCCGGTCGCGCTGATCCTGCTGGGCGGCGCGCAGGCGATGGGCCTGCTGGACTGGTCAGAGAATATGGCAGGCGGAATCGGACTGGTGGTGATGATGCTGATGATCATCCCCGCGGTCGGGATGCTTGTGGTATCCAATCTCCGGATTTCCCGCTTTGAATATATGGAAAAGGAACCGTTTGAAACCCTGTACGGCGTTACCGGAATGGTGAAAGACCGGAAGGAGAAATTCCAGCCGGTCCACACCCGGTACATGATGACCGGTATCATGCTGTGCATCGCGTCCACCATTCCGCTGTTCATCAGCCTGGTTTTCGGCAACGGGGAGAACTTCCTGCAGGTGGTGGGAATCGCATCCATCCTGCTGCTGGCGGCCATCGGCGTGATGCTGATCATCCGCGTGTCCATCATCTGGGGAAGCTACCAGCAGCTGCTGGAAGAGGGCGATTACACCCGTGAGAACAAGGAAAGCAACGGAAAGATCGGCCTTATCAGCGGCGCTTACTGGTGCGTGATTGCCGCGGCCTACCTGGCCTGGAGCTTCATCGGAGACAGCTGGAAAATCAGCTGGGTGATCTGGCCGGTTGCCGGCGTCCTCTTCGGCGCGGTGATTGGCATTACAAAAGCGCTCCGGAAGCGGTAAGCCTCCGGAACGCCATGGCATACAAACTGTTTTGTACCGATCCGGTTACGGATCGGTTTTTTCTCTGCCGCTGCAGAGGAAGGTCGTGAATCCCAGGTTATATACGGTGATCTGCCGGCCGAAGAATTCCGTGGGTTTTCCCTCCGCTTTCCCGTCTACAATGGCCTGCGCTCCTTCGCGAAGCCGCGGGATGCAGTCCGGGGAAAGGGGAATATCCGAATGGGAAGGCCAGATTTCATCAAACCCGCCGGTCATTTTCTCCAGTTTTTCCAGACTGGCAATATAATCCTTCATATTCCGGCGCTCACCGAACATGAAGATCCGTCCGTGCTCCTGGATCGGGTCCCCGCTGATCAGTATCCGGCGGCTGATATCCAGCACCGCGATGCTTCCGGGAGTATGCCCGGGGAGATGGATGATCTTCAGCTTCCGGCTGCCCAGGTCGATTTCATCGCCGTCCTGTACCGGGATCACCCGGCCGCTTTTCCCGGACTGGTGGTAGTGCGGTTCATCCGCCGGATGCATGTAAACCGATTCAAACTCATCATTGCCGCCGGTATGGTCCTGGTCCGCATGGGTATTGAGCAGCATCACCGGAAGGCCGGTCAGCGCGGACGCGATTTCCTTCGCGTGGCGGACGGTCATCCCGGTATCGATCAGCAGCGCTTTTTCGGTGCCCTTCAGCAGGAAGAACCGGACCATTCCGTTCTCGATCCGCCAGGTATCCCCGTCCACCGGAACGACGACCGCGCCGTACTGCTTTCCGCAGCCGCTGCAGATCCCGGTATGGACGGAGACGATATGGCCGCATTCGCTGCAGGTCCACTGGTCCCGTTCGTTTTCCAGGAAGGCTTCCATGCCGAGCTCCCGGATATCCCGCAGGTTTTTCGCGGGGGATTCGTACAGCGGATATTTGGAAGTGTAGCGGTTCTGCTTTTCCATTACGTCTTCGCAGGGATAATCCGGGCATTCATCGCAGAATTCATAGCCGTTCTTCTTCCGCTTTTCGCAGAAAATGATGCCGCATCGGTACGCGCAGAACTCCGGCTTGTTCTCGTTGGGGCCATGGCATCCCGGGCAGGGGTTTTCTTCCGCCTGCGCGCGCTTGCACAGGCTGCAGTCCAGGCCGCAGGGGGCAATCATATCAGCGGTAATAAAAGCCGGTTTCATTTTTCCACACTCCTTGCTGAAAAAGATTATACCAGAATGCCGGGCAGCAGAAAAGCGGCAGGAAGACGGTGTTCTTCCTGCCGCTTGCTGTATGTTTCCGGTGCGGTGATTACTTCCCGGCTTTTTCCTTCCGATGGATCCGGATGAGATTGAGGACGTTGCCCAATGCGACGAACAGCAGGCCGAAAGTCAGGAAGGTCCGGGATGCATTTTCATCCAGGATGGAAACGAGGATAAAGGCGATGCCGGCAATCCCGAGGACCAGAATGGCAATCGTCATGGAGGTTTTGTACAGTTTCCCGTTCATTTCTTTTTCTCCTTATATGGCGGCTTATTCGTGCAGCAGCCGTTCTTTTTCCAGGGATTCCTTCTTGCCGTGGATCCGGCCCAGCGCGTACATCAGCAGGGTCGCGCACAGCAGGTTGATCCATCCGGCCCGGGACGGGCTGAAAACATTCATGAAGCCGATGAGCAGGTTCGCACCGCCGATGGCTGCGAGGACCTTGCCGATCTTGTCCAGGTGGCCGATCCTGGAATCGATGTCGGAGAACAGGTCAAACGGGCCGTCCTCCGTCTTTTTGCGGAAGTAGATCCACATCATCATCCGGCCGATGTATTCCGCGCCGGTTTCCTCCATGAAGGAGACGTAGGACTCATCAAACGCGTGCATTTCCGTCCGCACGTTGTACTCGCCCGGCTCACAGCGGACAAAATGGTAGGAAGCGAATCCAACGCTTTCCAGCACCCAGCCGTTCATAGCCATTTCGTTCAGCCAGTCCTCTTCCTTATCAAACTCCCATACCCAGAACCATTTCCGGACTGTTTTCCTGCTTTCCATCTCTTTATTCCTCCGCCAATACTCTCTCTCCGTTGTCCGCAAGCTCCCGCAGGCGCGCCACCTCTCCGCGCAGTACCTGCATCCCTTTCTCCGTCAGTTTATATTCCTTGCGCCGGCTTTCATCCTCTGCCGGGAGCTGGATAATCCAGCCCTTTGAGCACAGCGCGTTCAGGGCGCCGTACAGCGTTCCGGCCGCCAGGTGAACCCGCCCACGGGACAGCTCCTCCGTCAGCTGCATAATGCCGTAGCCATGCCGGGGCCGGACCAGGGACAGGAGAATGTAGTAGGTGGATTCTGTCAACGCAAATCCGTCTGCCATGTTCTCACCTCATTCATTGGTTGATATATCGTCAACCGATATATCGTAATTGGATTATATCGCCAGCCGATATAAATGTCAAGCATTTTATACAGGATTTTTTCCGGCGCGCGGCGAATAACAGAAAAATTCATATTCCGGCGCTGCCGGGAGGATCCGAGGTGAAGGGAAATGGCGAACCTGATTGTGGTATGCGGCCCCCAGGCGGTGGGAAAGATGACCGTGGCGGAGAGCCTGCGGGACAAGCTCCGGTATAACATGATGATGAATCACGACAGCATTGAACTGTCGGACCGGATCTTCGGCTTTGCCACGCCGGCCCAGAAGGAACTCAACGAGGATATCCGGGAGAAGGTATTCGCACTGGCGGTCAAGCATAATGTGGACCTGATCTTTACTTATGTCTGCGCGTTTGACGAGCCGGAGGAGCGGGAGTACCTGACCGGGCTGAAGGACATGTTTGAGAAGGACGGCGGTCATTTCTACTTCATTGAGCTTTCCGCCGATCTTGAAACCCGCATCGCACGGAACGAGACGCCGCACCGGATGGAGCGGAAAGCCTCCAAGCTGGACGTGGCCTGGAGCAGGGCAGACCTCCTGAGGAGCGACGCACGGTACCGGCTGAATACATCGGAGGGTGAAACCTGGTTTGAAAACCACCTGAAGATCGACAATACCCGTCTGGAACCGGATCAGGTTGCGGACAGGGTGATCGAGGAGTACCACCTGGTGCCGAACGAAAAGGATGAGAAGGAATACCGCTACGGCGTGTGAGGAATGAAATGAAAAACGCGATTGACGCGATGGTGAATGAGATCGTCCGGATCATGGACGGGGATGTATACGGCATCTGGCTGTACGGAAGCGTGGTGATGGATGATTTCCGGGCGGGATGGAGCGATATTGATTTTGTCGCGCTGACTTGCGGGGAAATCTCCGAAACCCGGGCGGAACAGCTGCTGACGCTCCGGCAGCAGATGCTGGAGAAAGAACCGGACAACCCGTATTACCGTTCTTTTGAGGGGGTCATTGCAAACCTGGATGAATACCGGGAAGGAAAGTTCCGCCGGCTGGTCTACTGGGGAACCAGCGGCCAGCGGGTGACGGACCGGTATGAACCGGATACCTTTTGCGCCTTCGAACTGGCGAAGTACGGCAAGCCGGTCTATGGCGGAAAACCGTGGATCCTGCCGGCACCCGGCCGGGAAGAACTGATCCGGGCGGTCCGGGCACATTATGAATCCATCCGGAAGTACGCGGCGCAGACGAATGAATCGCTCTATTCCTGCGGCTGGCTGCTGGATATCGCCCGGTGTATCTATACGCTGCGGACCGGGAATGTGGTTTCCAAGACACAGGCGGGCATCCGGGCGCTGGAGGAGCACCTCTTTCCGGATGAGGCGCCGCTGCGGAAGACGGTTGAAATCCGGCAGGATCCGCAGGCTTTCAGGGACCGGGATGACGTGAAGCAGTGGCTGAAGGGCCTGGGACCGGTGGTGCAGCAGTACGCGGACGTACTGGAGGCGGAACTCCACAGCGTATCCGCCTGCGGGTGAGCCGGATGCTTCTGTGAAGGGAACCGGGAATTGTTTGAACGGCGGTATCGGGACAGGACTCCCGGTACCGTTTTTTTGTGCCGGATTTTGTTTTCAGTTTCCGGGGATTCATGGTATGATGGAAAAAAGAAATGAACCGCATGGAACAGGATCAACAACCGGCACAGGCCGGAGCAGGAACAAGGGAGTGGATGGAAATGTCCGGCAGATTATCCGGAAGGCTTCCGGCTGTTTTACTGGCGGTGCTGCTCCTGGCGGGCGGCATGAATGTTTCCAAAGGAGAATCACAGATGGAAATACCGATCACTGATATCCGGCCGGTCCGGATCGGGCAGGCGGAGAACACCGAAGCGGGCACCGGATGTACGGTGCTGATCTGTGAAAACGGAATGGCGGCCGGCCTGGATGTGCGGGGCGGCGGCCCGGCATCCCGGGAAAGCCAGCTCCTGAACCCGCTGATGGCAGCGCAGACCGTCCACGCGGTGGTCCTTTCCGGGGGAAGCGCCTACGGCCTGGGCACAGCCAACGGCGTGATGCAGTACCTGGAGGAAAAGGGATACGGCTATGATACGGGATTCGCGCTGGTGCCCCTGGTGGCCCAGGCGGATATCTATGACCTGTCCGTGGGCGACGCGAAGGTTCGTCCTGATGCCGCCATGGGATATGAGGCGGCCCGGAATGCCTTTGAAAACCCGAACTACCGGGACGGCAATTACGGCGTTGGCTGCGGGGCAACGGTCGGGAAGATTGCCGGAATGGAAACCTGCATGAAGTCGGGAATCGGCAGCTATGCCATTCAGCTGGGTGAACTGCAGGTCGGGGCAGTGGTCGTTGTGAACGCCCTGGGCGATGTATACGACTGGAAAACCGGGGAACAGGTTGCCGGCCTGCTCTCGGAAGACCGGAAGTCCATGCGGAGCACGTCGGAATATATGAAACAGTCCGTCGCGGCGGTGGAGAACAAATTTACGGGAAACACCACCCTGGCGGTGATCATCACCAACGCGAAGTTCAATAAAACCCAGCTGTGCAAGATCGCCGGCATGGGCCATGACGGGATGGCGCGGGCAATCCGGCCGGTCCATACTTCCGCGGACGGGGACAGCATCTACGCGCTGTCGGTTGGGGAAGTGGAAGCGGACCAGGACCTGGTGGGCCTGCTGGCGGCGGAAGTGATCAGCGAGGCGATTATCCGGGCGGTGGAGAACGCGGAAAGCGCGTACGGATATCCTTCGGCCGCGGAGCTGAAGTGAAACAGGACAGGCCGGAAAGCAGCGGAGATGGACAAATGCTGAATAAAACGGGACAGCCGGTCATCAAAACCATGGAGCATGGAAAACCGGACCGCCGGAGAAAGGTGCGTGAGGGCGAATGAACCAGCAGGAAAGATGCCTGTGGCTGATCCGCACCCTGCTGGATGAAACGCCGCAGTACAGGGACATAGCGGTTCCGCTGGGTGCCGAACGAAGATGGCAGCTGCTCCGCAGCCTGATGAACGTCCGTCCGCCGATGCCGGTAACGGATGAGTTCCTCTGTGTACAGGATGAATTCCTGAAGGAAATGACCGCGGAGAAAGGTATTACGGACGGGGAAAGCCTGCATGCATGCCCCGGCGATCCGCATCTGGTGCTCTGGCAGGGGGATATCACGACCCTCCGGTGCGATGCCATCGTCAACGCGGCGAACAGCCGGATGCTGGGCTGCTTTTCCCCCTGCCACGGCTGTATCGACAATATCATCCATACCATGAGCGGGGTGCAGCTCCGCCTGGCCTGTGATGAGCTGATGCGCGCACAGGGGTATGAGGAACCCACGGGACAGGCAAAGATCACCCCCGGGTTCAACCTGCCGGCCCGGTATGTGCTGCATACGGTCGGCCCGATTATCGACGATGAAGTGACCGCGGGGGATGAGGCGCTGCTGGCTTCCTGCTACCGTTCCTGTCTGGAGCTGGCGGGACAGAACAGCCTGCAGTCCGTCGCGTTCTGCTGCATTTCCACCGGTGTCTTCCGCTTCCCACCGGACCGCGCGGCCGGAATCGCGGTTAGGACGGTAAAGGAATTCCTGCAGGGAGAGACAAGCGTCCGGCGCGTGATTTTCAATGTGTTTAA
It encodes the following:
- a CDS encoding GNAT family N-acetyltransferase, with protein sequence MMVQLEQVTKENIDAVLALDVNEDQKGFVSSTAESLAQAYAYSFTAFPFAVSDDGKIVGFIMMGFYEEKNYYTLWKLLIDRKYQHRGYGRKALELGIAFLKEWYGVSAVFTGVSPGNTAAKNLYRSMGFRETGLFENNMEEMRLDC
- a CDS encoding MerR family transcriptional regulator, with translation MMTVHEVSWLTGVSIRTLQYYDRIGLLPPAKYTDAGYRLYDDAALETLQQILLFRELELPLKDIGRIIHNPSFDRQKALDQQIELLELKKEHLDSLITLARVIRTSGGKSKMDFSAFDTKKLDEYAARAKEAWGDTPAYQEYEQKAGGRSAEENADLNRQMMDIFAEFGAVRDTDPASGNARALVRKLQDFISAHYYTCTDRILAGLGQMYAAGGEMTENIDRAGGKGTAEFAARAIRLYCGK
- a CDS encoding YdeI/OmpD-associated family protein — its product is MADLKAENLFYTADRQEWRNWLSSHFETAADVWFVFPTKASGEASLSYNDAVEEALCFGWIDSTARRIDSLHQGRHFTPRNPKSSYSRPNIERLIWLDARGLIHPKVRPSVEKILTAEYVFPEDILSEIRRDDTAWCHYNSFTESYRRIRIAYIDDARKRPEEFRKRLDNFIRKTRENKLIIGYGGIEKYYK
- a CDS encoding helix-turn-helix transcriptional regulator codes for the protein MIFADKLMDLRKKNGWSQEELAEKLNVSRQAVSKWESAQSVPDMSRIIQLSELFGVSTDYLLKDEMEQAEVSPETAPDSLIRTVDMEEANAFLKTKEENSRRVALGVLLCILSPVALILLGGAQAMGLLDWSENMAGGIGLVVMMLMIIPAVGMLVVSNLRISRFEYMEKEPFETLYGVTGMVKDRKEKFQPVHTRYMMTGIMLCIASTIPLFISLVFGNGENFLQVVGIASILLLAAIGVMLIIRVSIIWGSYQQLLEEGDYTRENKESNGKIGLISGAYWCVIAAAYLAWSFIGDSWKISWVIWPVAGVLFGAVIGITKALRKR
- a CDS encoding MBL fold metallo-hydrolase — protein: MKPAFITADMIAPCGLDCSLCKRAQAEENPCPGCHGPNENKPEFCAYRCGIIFCEKRKKNGYEFCDECPDYPCEDVMEKQNRYTSKYPLYESPAKNLRDIRELGMEAFLENERDQWTCSECGHIVSVHTGICSGCGKQYGAVVVPVDGDTWRIENGMVRFFLLKGTEKALLIDTGMTVRHAKEIASALTGLPVMLLNTHADQDHTGGNDEFESVYMHPADEPHYHQSGKSGRVIPVQDGDEIDLGSRKLKIIHLPGHTPGSIAVLDISRRILISGDPIQEHGRIFMFGERRNMKDYIASLEKLEKMTGGFDEIWPSHSDIPLSPDCIPRLREGAQAIVDGKAEGKPTEFFGRQITVYNLGFTTFLCSGREKTDP
- a CDS encoding DUF2812 domain-containing protein, whose product is MESRKTVRKWFWVWEFDKEEDWLNEMAMNGWVLESVGFASYHFVRCEPGEYNVRTEMHAFDESYVSFMEETGAEYIGRMMMWIYFRKKTEDGPFDLFSDIDSRIGHLDKIGKVLAAIGGANLLIGFMNVFSPSRAGWINLLCATLLMYALGRIHGKKESLEKERLLHE
- a CDS encoding helix-turn-helix transcriptional regulator — its product is MADGFALTESTYYILLSLVRPRHGYGIMQLTEELSRGRVHLAAGTLYGALNALCSKGWIIQLPAEDESRRKEYKLTEKGMQVLRGEVARLRELADNGERVLAEE
- a CDS encoding AAA family ATPase, which encodes MANLIVVCGPQAVGKMTVAESLRDKLRYNMMMNHDSIELSDRIFGFATPAQKELNEDIREKVFALAVKHNVDLIFTYVCAFDEPEEREYLTGLKDMFEKDGGHFYFIELSADLETRIARNETPHRMERKASKLDVAWSRADLLRSDARYRLNTSEGETWFENHLKIDNTRLEPDQVADRVIEEYHLVPNEKDEKEYRYGV
- a CDS encoding nucleotidyltransferase domain-containing protein; its protein translation is MKNAIDAMVNEIVRIMDGDVYGIWLYGSVVMDDFRAGWSDIDFVALTCGEISETRAEQLLTLRQQMLEKEPDNPYYRSFEGVIANLDEYREGKFRRLVYWGTSGQRVTDRYEPDTFCAFELAKYGKPVYGGKPWILPAPGREELIRAVRAHYESIRKYAAQTNESLYSCGWLLDIARCIYTLRTGNVVSKTQAGIRALEEHLFPDEAPLRKTVEIRQDPQAFRDRDDVKQWLKGLGPVVQQYADVLEAELHSVSACG
- a CDS encoding P1 family peptidase; protein product: MEIPITDIRPVRIGQAENTEAGTGCTVLICENGMAAGLDVRGGGPASRESQLLNPLMAAQTVHAVVLSGGSAYGLGTANGVMQYLEEKGYGYDTGFALVPLVAQADIYDLSVGDAKVRPDAAMGYEAARNAFENPNYRDGNYGVGCGATVGKIAGMETCMKSGIGSYAIQLGELQVGAVVVVNALGDVYDWKTGEQVAGLLSEDRKSMRSTSEYMKQSVAAVENKFTGNTTLAVIITNAKFNKTQLCKIAGMGHDGMARAIRPVHTSADGDSIYALSVGEVEADQDLVGLLAAEVISEAIIRAVENAESAYGYPSAAELK
- a CDS encoding protein-ADP-ribose hydrolase; protein product: MNQQERCLWLIRTLLDETPQYRDIAVPLGAERRWQLLRSLMNVRPPMPVTDEFLCVQDEFLKEMTAEKGITDGESLHACPGDPHLVLWQGDITTLRCDAIVNAANSRMLGCFSPCHGCIDNIIHTMSGVQLRLACDELMRAQGYEEPTGQAKITPGFNLPARYVLHTVGPIIDDEVTAGDEALLASCYRSCLELAGQNSLQSVAFCCISTGVFRFPPDRAAGIAVRTVKEFLQGETSVRRVIFNVFKDSDLAIYRELLAQGE